Below is a window of Scylla paramamosain isolate STU-SP2022 chromosome 14, ASM3559412v1, whole genome shotgun sequence DNA.
agctgctgctgctgctgctgctgctgctgctgctgctgctgctgctgctgctgctgtcgccgCCGCCgttgccgccgctgccgccgccgccgccgccgccgccgccgccgccgccgctgccgctgctgctgctgccgccgctgctgctgctgtcgccgccgccgctgccgctgccgccgccaccgctgccgctgctgctgctgctgctgctgctgctgctactgctgctgccgccgctgctgctgctgctgtcgccgTCGCCGCTGCcgctaccgccgccgccgccgccgctgccgctgctgctgctgccgccgctgctgctgctgctgtcgcccccgccgctgccgccgccgccgctgccgctgccgctgccgctgctgctgctgctgctgctgctgctgctgctgctgctgccgctgccgccgctgccgccgccgctgccgctgctgctgctgccgctgccgccgctgctgctgctgccgccgctgccgccgccgctgctgctgctgccgctgctgctgctgccgctgccgctgctgctgccgctgctgctgctgctgctgctgccgctgttgctgctgctgctgctgccgctgctgctgctgctgctgctgccgctgctgctgctttgtGAGAGACTAGCCTGTGCGACAGCTAGAAAAGCAAAGGTTTACCTTACAacgaagtgtgtgtgcgtgtgtgtctgaatTATCCATAATGAATAGAGTAATTACAATATATGTATGATTACTGTTTAATCGATAGTTCGTACTTACCTTTTCttaagaaaatatgtgaaatatGCAAGTTGTCACTGGCTAGTACTAATAACAAGCAAATAATGTATTTCAGAATAATTCACTCTATATCTAAAATATGCACACTACTCGTAGTGTTATATGACATTATACGTATACTtcatgttattattaatttaagtAACGTCATCATTTGGTGAAGAATGGATTTCAAGCTACTCGTACATACTAGTGATTATTAATGAAAAGTTGCTATAATGTAGTTTAAACTAATGAAGTAAAATATGAGCTCTGCGCTTCTCCGAAGCCTcaattctctcccctccctttcccaagGTTTGTTCCTATTCAGTACTTACAGGTATTCCTACCAAACCTGAAAGTGGGAACAATTATGAAATGTAATTAATTCTATAAGAAATCAATCTGAAAGCCTCCattcaaaataaatatattattcaccattattatcattatcagtattACCTCACCCTAAGCGAGCGCGACTTCTCTGCGCTTAATCCCAATTAATCCCAATCTCGTCACTGGTGCCAGACGTTACCGCCTCTGTGAGCAAGGGATGAAGGGGGTGAGAGAGGCCATCAGATCTTAACGTAGCAACAGCTTAGGATGACTCAGGTTTCATGCTGATGAAGAGGAACCATATGTCAGGTCGTTATTGTGTTCGCATTTTCCCTTCACCTCGTCTCTGATCGGCGACCTTTTACCTTTAATCTCTCCTCCACTACCTGACAAAAGCCTTCACTCCAACTACACGTGTTCGCTTATTCCGGTTCATtgctgtctatttatttatttatttattttatttttttttttcgtgtcagCCTTCCACATGGATCTCAGCCCGCCGTGGCCCAGCTTTGCACGCATGGTTTTCCTACTGATATGCATTTCTGTAATAACaatattttaattgattttccATAAGGTTATATTTTTGGGTTCGTGATTGATTGTCATGCTATATTGATATCTTTTAGTGTATGTgtatgaataataaaatatctatatatctaagtttctgtctatctatctgtgtctgtctgtctatctgcctgtccgTCTATCTCCATATTGCGTTGTCGAATATAACCCTCCGATGGTGATGCAAGATGCATCAGTGCAgaggtggaattttttttttttttttttattccagtaaGGCTGCACTGACGTCGTGCATAATTTCGGCTTCAGCAAGGAAaatgtttttctgtcttttcactGAAAGTGTATGtctttttcttcagtaactAAGTTGAAGATCCAGCTGTTTTACatgaaaagagtgaggaaaccAGAAAGACCCGAGAAGCTCGTAAGGGAGTTTAAATTTTGTAGGAcagatttttatattttttttatttactaacaTCAATCTGTTTTCTTAGGGCCTATTTCACAATCGCCTCTTGTTGTTGTGATCGTTACCAGTGAGTAGTGATGTTCATCATCAACAAAAAATCCGATTTCACAGACGTTTTTCGTGGTATTGTTTGTTTTAATCCTTACCAGAAATTGGAACCTTTTGTAACTCTGGCTTGGGAGCTGCTAGGCCCCCCCAGTGGAGCTTATAAATGCATTTATTTCTTGTAAATATCACAAgattttttatccttttgtaCTTGTATTATTTCCTAAATTgtatattaaaattatttaacaGTACAGCAACATTTTGTACGCTATAATATTAATATGATAAAATCTAAGAAGTTTGGATGGCGGCGTGAACTCACTTCACCAGCTGATcaaatggtaatgttatttcaattaTATCTAATATTTCTCTTAAGTGACAAATTCTATACACCCTATGTGTATGTGAGGATTATTACAGTTTTTAACCAAAGAGGCGTAGCAGATGAAATAAGAGTGACAAGTAGTGAAGTTTTCATCAGCTGGTGAGGCGAGTTCAAGCTGCCATTCAAATTCTTCttaaattttatcatattactgtTATAGTCTATAAAATCTTGTTGTATTATTAAGTAATTTTAATATATAATTTAGGAAGTAATATAAGCATAAGAGGATAAGAACTTGTGTTATTTGCAAGTAATAAATGGTTTGGTAAGCTCCACTGGGGAGGCCCGGCAGCTCCCAAGCCAGCGTTACCAAAGGTTCCAATTTCTGGTAAAGATCAAAACAAACGACGCCGAGAAAAACGTCTGTGAAATCGGGTTTGTTGTTGGTAATGGACATCACCACTCATAAGTAACAATCACAACAACAGGAAGCGACTGTGAAATAGGCCCTTAGACACCAAAAACAATGGCGAACTCCATGAGTTGTCTTAAACATTTCGTCTTCCACGGATTTCATGTCTGAAATTTACAAATCTgttctcaggtgtgtgtgtgtgtgtgtgtgtggttaaacAGGATAAATTGGTTAACTCAATTCGTAGAGCCTGATATGTCTCTTCTAAGAGCCTGTGTATTATCATGATTAGATATGAGGAAATCTTTATCCTGCATGGTAGTGAAAAGGTGCTCCTGGACAAGCAAAGCATTTTCCCTGTTGGTATTAACAGGTAGGGCATTTTCAGATGACTGGTGATTATACCTATGCGCTAGTGCATGCTCAAAGTTTGCCAAAATGCGTCCCTTTGTGCAATTTTCGTGGTGAATGTGACAAATTGTGTTTAAAAATTTAGTGACACTGGTGGCATCAGTGCTGCACAAAACTAAATCCATTAAAATAGTAATCCCTCATCCTATTCAATACAGGTGGATATTCAGACATGCATCACTCACACCTGCAACCTTTTCACTCATCCTGTTTCATGCACGTGGAGAGACAGACATGCATTACTCACACCTGCAAGCttcagaggaaaaagaacagacTCGTGACCGCTCACTGAAACATCTTCCAGCAGACAGCCGCGATGAGTCTGAATCTTGTGAAAGATAACGAAAagtgaaagtagaaagaatagaaTCAGACTGTGAGGACTGTGTGCACCAAGTAGCATAATTAGTAgatgaattgttgttgtttgcatcACCTGATTGTTCACCTCAGTAGACCACTGGACTGAATTCAAAGACAGTCTCATTCACACGAGCAGTGCCAACAGTTGTGCGTGATAAATTGTGCAGAAATGTTTAGTGTGGTACTATAGTAGAAATCAACTCACCATATTATTTGATGTTCAACTGAAGGGACAGCTCACTATACAAGCAGGCATCCCGCACCCTGAAGGATATAAAGGATATATCAGTTTTGCTTTATCTTAACTTACCAGTCTGACTTCTGAAGGCTCTAAGCACAGAAATTCCTGTGTATGTTGTTACAGTGATTCATTTAGTTGAAGTTCTGGCGCATAAGCCAATATTTAGCGTTGTCGTATGAAGATATGAGAAAAGCACTGATACTACCTCTAATGTCATCTTCCCATTTCCCTTGTGTTGTAGACACGTGCATGAGTTCGTCAtaaattcctttttttcatgtaaaacTTCCTGGAACTCATTCCTGGAACGCATTCCTGGAACACATTAGCGGGAGTAAAAAGGGTGGAATGGAACCGGGTTTAAAAGTGCAGGCAAAGATTGTTATGAACGATTTTTTAAGGCTTCATTGTCTCTGCATTTCAAGAAGTAGAGTGTGAACAAAATTGAACGTGCTGGACAAGTTGCTGTGTTACTGTTTTGACGCACAATATTTATTTTAGTCTATGGcgagttttcattttcttattgcGTCCTCTACCTCTCTTAAGCCATGAGCTCTCTTCCCTTGAGGTTAGGCTCTCACAAGCTATCCTTGCGGCGAGGGCATAACCTGCGATTTCATTAAGATCGAGTTGCTAAcgagtggcctttttttttttttttttttttgttctaaatGATACTGGACCTATGAACTAGAATGCTAGAACAAGAATGTTAGACTCTTTAAACATTAAATGCGGTGTCTTGTGAGGGGCTCATGAAGAATATTAAGCGatagaaaacatgaagaaactTTTCAACAAAATTTAATTACATAATGGTGTGATCCTGATGGTTAGGTGATGTGGCGATCAGCTGGGCGGGTGAGGGACGGGATGGACGGAGTGGGCGACCAGGGGTCCGCGGGGAAGGTAGTGATTGTAGTTATGTGGTGATGCTCTGAGACTGCTTGAGTGGAAGAGTTCTTGTATATGCTACAGCTTATAACAAAATTTAAGGGAAATTACTTTATAATATTATCAGAAATTACAGACATGCATACCACTGTGAGTTTCAGATAGTTGATATTAGCACTTCAATGAGGGATTGCCAGCACTCGGTAGACAGGGTGGTGCAGGGCGTGTTAATTCAGCGCGTAGCATATAAATTACTGATGGTGCGGTGATGATCAAAGTTCGGTGGGCGCGGCGGTGTTATTGGTCACCACCTTGGGTGGCGGTCGGTGGGCAGGTGGGCGTTCAGTTGAATGGCTGGGTTGTGTGGTTGTTTTGGTAGATGGTCTAGTACTCAAGCTGCATGACAGTTTGGGGTGTCCGCTTAGTGTTTGGCGTGATTTAGGGCACTCTTATGGTTGCACTGACCTGTCAGGCATTGAGGGTGTGGGCGAGTGATAGTGGAGGCTTGTGTACGACCTGAGTTCTTGGGATCTTCATTGAGAATGAATATTGCCTCTCTGACCATCCCTGCCACCAGTGTAATTCGTAAGACTGCTCAGTCTAATGAACTTTCTTGATTAATTACAGGCCCATGTGAAGTAAGGGCACGGACTGTAATGGTGACTGAATGTGATGAAGTATGTTAAGTGATACAGTAACTCCCCCTGGAGTCTGTACGGCCATGCCAGACATGTTGAGGGTGTGAGCGAAGTCGCCGTCCCCAGCTGCTGCTCGAGCACCCTGCTCATAGTGGAATGTTCGTACATTCTAGTGGAGTAGGTGAACGCTCAATTGGTGTTGATCATTATGGATCTTTCCAAGGATAGTCAACCAACAAAACTTTatttgtaatattattatggCTCCAGAGATCTAATATAAATTAAATGTTATAATCATGGAACagaaacaagtgaaaaatataCTATTAGTGTTGGCTAACACAAATTTGGTGGGGAAACAGAAACTGGCGTAAATTTGTTTCATCTGGTAGCGAAGCACTAACCACCGTGTTTATATAAGAGCCATGGACTCAACCACTCGTTGCCAATGCAGCACGTCGACCCTAAAAGATTGTCAGgagtgggattcgaacccacgccCGGAAGACCGGACTGCGACCTGAACGCAGCGCCTTGGACCGCTCGGCCATCCTGACACGAAAACTTTTTAAGGTGTAATtgctactaatatatatatatatatatatatatatatatatatatatatatatatatatatatatatatatatatatatatatatatatatatatatatatatatatatatatatatatatatatatatatatatatatatatatatataatgaaatgttTGATTAATAACTTGTAGCGTGTGTGCGCAGCCTAAAGCCGGGTGCACACTTGCTAACAGAATGCCGCATCATAAAAAGGCTGTATTGCGAGACGAAGATACGCGTAACAAGGTATGGAAATGTTGAGTCCATAACCGAGCCTCGATACGTCGAGAACTTTTCATGCCTACAACCTTGCTCAGAGGGAGTCATCCGTGTTTGGAGGTTGTACTGACAGTGACCAGTTTCCTTGTCGCAGCTGCCACATATACGCATATAATgttcttaataacttttttacattttttttttttttttttgtgtatatgaATCAAATTCAAAGGTATAACTTTTATATGAACAAAAACTGCTGAAATCTATGGCTTCACTTCTGTCCGCGTGTGTACAGTGAATTTCTCTGAGCATCATTTATTGTGGCAACCGCTTCaccatgatttatttatttatttatttatttattcatttatttatttgtctattaatttatttattgtggaactatttatttcatttacaaGATCAAAATTTATTACTTGTGTGGATCGAGAGAGGTATgttacggatttttttttttttttttttccatcgcaAAAGTCGTGCGATGGTGAGCTGATGAGGTACGACACAGTATCacctgttgttattactatgtGATATTAAATTAATTTGATGATATTTAATTAACCATATAAATGCGTATCTACAGAGAAATCTTTTGAGACTTAGTGACACCTTGTTGGACTACAGTTTTAATTCATGACTCTTTGGCTATGAATAAAATACTTTTAATTCCATGTCACCTCGTTTGCattgacgatgatgatgatgatgctgatgttaataataataatgataataataataataataataattataataataatgataataataataattattattattattattattgttactaatattattattattattattattattattatttattattattattattatgattattattatttttataattatcataGCAATAAATTTATTTCCATTACCGAGGGAGAGCACTGCAAGTAAGACCGTATTGGTCAGAGGACGACCCACCAGCACAGGGATGTAACGTGTACTTAATTTTTACCTCAGTGTTTTGttaatatatgtatatgaaGTGCCTAGGAGAGctggtatcatcatcatcatcatcatcatcatcctaccACCCAGTTCGGTAATATATGGACTGAACAGGGTGCCATCCTACTGGCTGACTCCTaatactgtggtggtggtggaaggacaGGGCAGACACATAGGAGCCCTTTCCTCTCATATTTAGCATCACAGTGACTTCAAGATTACAGCACAAGCAGCAGCAACGAAAGTTATAACACCACGTATTAAATTTTACACACTTTATTTAATGTCTCTGTTCAGAGCACAGACTACGGTAAATACATTGTTCACGC
It encodes the following:
- the LOC135107114 gene encoding LOW QUALITY PROTEIN: UPF0746 protein DDB_G0281095-like (The sequence of the model RefSeq protein was modified relative to this genomic sequence to represent the inferred CDS: substituted 1 base at 1 genomic stop codon) encodes the protein MVREAIFILNEDPKNSGRTQASTITRPHPQCLTGLVGIPQQQRQQQQQQQRQQQQQQQRQQQQQQQRQQQRQRQQQQRQQQQRRRQRRQQQQRRQRQQQQRQRRRQRRQRQQQQQQQQQQQQQRQRQRQRRRRQRRGRQQQQQRRQQQQRQQQQQQQQQQQQQQQQQQQLQKRRRQRXQQQQQQQQ